The following proteins are co-located in the Burkholderia sp. HI2500 genome:
- a CDS encoding phosphoribosylaminoimidazolesuccinocarboxamide synthase yields MSTLYESTLRSLPLLGRGKVRDNYAVGNDKLLIVTTDRLSAFDVVMGEPIPNKGRVLNQMANFWFDKLAHIVPNHLTGDAPETVVAADEVEQVKGRGVVVKRLEPIMIEAVVRGYLAGSGWKEYQASGAVCGVQLPEGLQNAQKLPEPIFTPAAKAEMGEHDENITFEETERRIGTELAATIRDISIKLYKEAADYAATRGIIIADTKFEFGLDNHGQLYLMDEVLTADSSRFWPADQYEVGTNPPSFDKQFVRDWLEAQPWGKTAPAPALPADVVEKTAAKYQEALERITGQSLA; encoded by the coding sequence ATGTCTACCCTCTACGAATCCACGCTCCGCTCGCTGCCGCTCCTCGGCCGCGGCAAGGTCCGCGATAACTACGCGGTCGGCAACGACAAGCTCCTGATCGTCACGACCGATCGCCTGTCGGCATTCGACGTGGTGATGGGCGAGCCGATTCCGAACAAGGGCCGCGTGCTGAACCAGATGGCGAACTTCTGGTTCGACAAGCTCGCGCACATCGTGCCGAACCACCTGACGGGCGACGCGCCGGAAACGGTTGTCGCCGCCGACGAGGTCGAGCAGGTGAAGGGCCGCGGCGTGGTCGTCAAGCGCCTCGAGCCGATCATGATCGAAGCGGTCGTGCGTGGCTACCTGGCCGGCAGCGGCTGGAAGGAATACCAGGCGTCGGGCGCCGTGTGCGGCGTGCAGCTGCCGGAAGGCCTGCAGAACGCGCAGAAGCTGCCCGAGCCGATCTTCACGCCGGCCGCGAAGGCCGAGATGGGCGAGCACGACGAGAACATCACGTTCGAGGAAACCGAGCGCCGCATCGGCACCGAGCTGGCCGCGACGATCCGCGACATCTCGATCAAGCTGTACAAGGAAGCGGCCGACTACGCGGCCACGCGCGGCATCATCATCGCCGACACGAAGTTCGAATTCGGCCTCGACAACCACGGCCAGCTGTACCTGATGGACGAAGTGCTGACCGCCGATTCGTCGCGCTTCTGGCCGGCCGACCAGTACGAAGTCGGCACGAACCCGCCGTCGTTCGACAAGCAGTTCGTGCGCGACTGGCTCGAGGCGCAGCCGTGGGGCAAGACGGCGCCGGCGCCGGCACTGCCGGCCGACGTCGTCGAGAAGACGGCCGCGAAGTACCAGGAAGCGCTCGAGCGCATCACGGGCCAGTCGCTGGCCTGA
- the purE gene encoding 5-(carboxyamino)imidazole ribonucleotide mutase, translating into MSEVQTAHTHSAPLVGVLMGSSSDWDVMKHAVAILQEFGVPYEAKVVSAHRMPDEMFDYAEKARERGLRAIIAGAGGAAHLPGMLAAKTTVPVLGVPVASKYLKGVDSLHSIVQMPKGVPVATFAIGEAGAANAALFAVSILSGNSVDYANRLAAFRVRQNEAAHAMVLPPLE; encoded by the coding sequence ATGAGCGAAGTTCAGACTGCCCACACGCACAGCGCGCCGCTCGTCGGCGTGCTGATGGGTTCGAGTTCCGACTGGGACGTGATGAAGCATGCGGTCGCCATCCTGCAGGAATTCGGCGTGCCGTACGAAGCGAAGGTCGTGTCCGCGCACCGGATGCCCGACGAGATGTTCGACTATGCGGAGAAGGCGCGCGAGCGCGGGCTGCGCGCGATCATCGCGGGCGCCGGCGGCGCCGCGCACCTGCCCGGCATGCTGGCCGCGAAGACCACGGTGCCGGTGCTCGGCGTGCCGGTCGCGAGCAAGTACCTGAAGGGTGTCGATTCGCTGCACTCGATCGTGCAGATGCCGAAGGGCGTGCCCGTCGCGACGTTCGCGATCGGCGAGGCCGGCGCTGCAAATGCCGCGCTGTTCGCGGTGTCGATCCTGTCCGGCAATTCGGTCGACTATGCGAACCGCCTCGCCGCGTTCCGCGTGCGCCAGAACGAAGCCGCGCACGCGATGGTGCTGCCGCCGCTGGAATGA
- the fba gene encoding class II fructose-bisphosphate aldolase (catalyzes the reversible aldol condensation of dihydroxyacetonephosphate and glyceraldehyde 3-phosphate in the Calvin cycle, glycolysis, and/or gluconeogenesis), with protein sequence MPLVSMRQLLDHAAEHGYGLPAFNVNNLEQVQAIMAAADQVGAPVIMQASAGARKYAGEPFLRHLIEAAVESYPHIPVVMHQDHGQSPAVCMAAIRSGFTSVMMDGSLEADGKTVASYEYNVDVSRKVVEMAHSIGVTVEAELGVLGSLETMKGDKEDGHGAEGTMTREQLLTDPEQAADFVKLTQCDALAIAIGTSHGAYKFSKKPTGDILSIQRIKEIHARIPNTHLVMHGSSSVPQELLAEIREFGGDMKETYGVPVEEIQEGIKHGVRKINIDTDLRLAITGAIRRYLFENPGKFDPRDYLKPAREAAKQVCVDRYLAFGCEGQAGKIKPVALDKIAEQYKSGALAQVVR encoded by the coding sequence ATGCCTCTCGTATCAATGCGTCAATTGCTGGACCACGCGGCAGAGCACGGTTACGGCCTGCCGGCCTTCAACGTGAACAACCTGGAACAGGTCCAGGCGATCATGGCGGCGGCGGACCAGGTCGGCGCGCCCGTGATCATGCAGGCATCGGCCGGCGCGCGTAAGTACGCGGGCGAGCCGTTCCTGCGCCACCTGATCGAAGCAGCGGTCGAGTCGTACCCGCACATCCCGGTCGTGATGCACCAGGATCACGGCCAGTCGCCGGCAGTCTGCATGGCCGCGATCCGCAGCGGCTTCACCAGCGTGATGATGGACGGTTCGCTGGAAGCCGACGGCAAGACGGTCGCATCGTACGAGTACAACGTCGACGTGTCGCGCAAGGTCGTCGAGATGGCGCACTCGATCGGCGTGACGGTCGAAGCCGAACTCGGCGTGCTCGGCTCGCTCGAGACGATGAAGGGCGACAAGGAAGACGGCCACGGCGCGGAAGGCACGATGACCCGCGAGCAGCTGCTGACCGATCCGGAGCAGGCCGCCGACTTCGTGAAGCTCACGCAGTGCGATGCGCTCGCAATCGCGATCGGCACGTCGCACGGCGCGTACAAGTTCTCGAAGAAGCCGACGGGCGACATCCTGTCGATCCAGCGCATCAAGGAAATCCACGCGCGCATCCCGAACACCCACCTGGTGATGCACGGTTCGTCGTCGGTGCCGCAGGAACTGCTGGCCGAGATCCGCGAATTCGGCGGCGACATGAAGGAAACCTACGGCGTGCCGGTCGAGGAAATCCAGGAAGGCATCAAGCACGGCGTGCGCAAGATCAACATCGACACCGACCTGCGTCTGGCGATCACCGGTGCGATCCGCCGCTACCTGTTCGAGAACCCGGGCAAGTTCGATCCGCGCGACTACCTGAAGCCCGCGCGCGAAGCGGCGAAGCAGGTCTGCGTCGATCGCTACCTCGCGTTCGGCTGCGAAGGCCAGGCCGGCAAGATCAAGCCGGTGGCGCTCGACAAGATCGCCGAGCAGTACAAGTCCGGCGCGCTCGCACAGGTCGTGCGCTGA
- a CDS encoding RNA-guided endonuclease InsQ/TnpB family protein yields the protein MILVYRYRVKSLNGLLNKQSRAVNYVWNFCNDTQKHALKWNKRWPTGFDLNVLTTGCSKILGIHSGTVNATCEQYAKSRNQRRRPYLRYRGKKSLGWVPSKGRDLKREGDAFRFAGSTFRVFNSRALPEGKIKDGTNFAQDARGNWFLNIVIEMPDVQARPIRSGVGIDLGLKDFATLSTGEKLPNDRFGQRAADKLAKAQRARKHKRHIAKLHAKVANARADFQHKLALDLVRRFDYIVVGSVSPAKLATTRMAKSVYDASWSSFRNKLRYKAIAHGATFEEIDESGSTQSCSACGSKDSTTRPKGIAELRVREWACDGCGVVHDRDTNAALNILRCGRASPAVGIRPL from the coding sequence ATGATTCTTGTCTATCGCTACCGGGTGAAGTCGCTCAACGGACTGCTCAACAAGCAGAGCCGTGCGGTGAACTATGTCTGGAACTTCTGCAACGACACGCAGAAACATGCCCTGAAGTGGAACAAGAGGTGGCCGACGGGTTTCGATCTGAACGTACTGACGACGGGCTGCAGCAAGATACTCGGCATCCACTCCGGCACGGTCAACGCAACGTGCGAGCAATACGCGAAGTCGCGCAATCAGCGCCGTCGGCCTTACTTGCGCTATCGCGGCAAGAAATCTCTTGGCTGGGTGCCGTCGAAGGGGCGTGACCTGAAGCGCGAAGGCGACGCATTTCGCTTTGCCGGCAGCACCTTTCGCGTGTTCAACAGCCGGGCGCTTCCCGAAGGCAAGATCAAGGACGGAACCAACTTTGCGCAGGATGCGCGCGGCAATTGGTTCTTGAACATCGTGATCGAGATGCCAGATGTTCAGGCCCGCCCGATCCGTTCCGGCGTCGGCATCGATCTCGGCCTGAAAGACTTCGCCACACTTTCGACGGGCGAGAAGCTGCCGAACGACCGGTTCGGCCAGCGAGCGGCCGATAAGCTGGCAAAGGCCCAGCGAGCGCGAAAGCACAAGCGACATATCGCGAAATTGCACGCCAAGGTGGCGAATGCGCGTGCTGATTTCCAGCACAAGTTGGCGCTCGATTTGGTGCGGCGCTTCGATTACATCGTGGTCGGCAGCGTGTCGCCCGCGAAACTCGCCACAACCCGGATGGCGAAGAGCGTCTACGACGCATCCTGGTCGTCCTTCCGAAACAAGCTCCGTTACAAGGCGATCGCGCACGGGGCCACGTTCGAGGAAATCGACGAAAGCGGTTCCACCCAGTCCTGTTCGGCGTGCGGGTCGAAAGACAGCACGACGCGGCCGAAAGGTATCGCGGAACTGCGAGTAAGAGAGTGGGCCTGCGATGGCTGTGGTGTCGTGCATGATCGAGATACCAACGCTGCTTTGAACATTCTCCGATGCGGACGTGCATCGCCAGCTGTGGGAATCCGCCCCCTTTAG
- a CDS encoding AzlD domain-containing protein, translated as MSATEIWIVIIGMTIVTAVTRALFLIGGERTVLPERAQRAMRYAPAAALVAVVLPDVLETPAGLSFALSNHPFYAALAGLGWFLWRRSMLGTIVVGMLVFTVLRLIF; from the coding sequence ATGAGCGCGACGGAAATCTGGATCGTCATCATCGGGATGACGATCGTCACGGCCGTGACGCGCGCGTTGTTCCTGATCGGCGGCGAACGCACCGTGCTGCCCGAGCGCGCGCAGCGCGCGATGCGCTACGCGCCGGCGGCGGCACTGGTCGCCGTCGTGCTGCCCGACGTGCTCGAAACGCCGGCCGGGTTGTCGTTCGCGTTGTCCAACCATCCGTTCTACGCGGCGCTCGCCGGCCTCGGCTGGTTTTTGTGGCGGCGCAGCATGCTCGGCACGATCGTCGTCGGGATGCTCGTATTCACCGTGCTGCGCCTGATCTTCTGA
- a CDS encoding phosphoglycerate kinase has protein sequence MSQVKRLTDLIAAGQLAGKRVFIRADLNVPQDDQGNITEDTRVRASVPAIQAALDAGAAVMVTSHLGRPTEGEFKPEDSLAPVAKRLAELLGRDVPLVSNWVENGVNVAPGQVVLLENCRVNKGEKKNSDELAQKMAKLCDVYVNDAFGTAHRAEATTHGIAKYAPVACAGPLLAAELDALGKALGNPARPLVAIVAGSKVSTKLTILKSLAGKVDQLIVGGGIANTFMLAAGLSIGKSLAEADLVNEAKAIIDEARERGASVPIPTDVVTAKEFSPTAAATVKQVADIEADDMILDIGPDTAKALASQLEKAGTIVWNGPVGVFEFDQFGNGTKTLAEAIAKSSAFSIAGGGDTLAAIAKYGIHDQVSYISTGGGAFLEFLEGKKLPAVEVLETRAA, from the coding sequence ATGAGCCAAGTCAAGCGTCTTACCGACCTGATCGCCGCCGGCCAGCTCGCCGGCAAGCGGGTATTCATCCGTGCCGACCTGAACGTCCCGCAGGACGACCAGGGCAACATCACCGAAGACACGCGCGTGCGCGCGTCCGTGCCGGCCATCCAGGCCGCGCTCGACGCCGGCGCGGCCGTGATGGTCACGTCGCACCTCGGCCGCCCGACCGAGGGCGAATTCAAGCCGGAAGATTCGCTCGCGCCGGTCGCGAAGCGCCTCGCCGAGCTGCTCGGCCGTGACGTGCCGCTCGTGTCGAACTGGGTCGAGAACGGCGTGAACGTCGCGCCGGGCCAGGTCGTGCTGCTCGAGAACTGCCGCGTGAACAAGGGCGAGAAGAAGAATTCTGACGAGCTCGCGCAGAAGATGGCGAAGCTCTGCGACGTGTACGTGAACGACGCGTTCGGCACCGCGCACCGCGCGGAAGCGACCACCCACGGGATCGCGAAGTACGCGCCGGTCGCGTGCGCGGGCCCGCTGCTGGCCGCCGAACTCGACGCGCTCGGCAAGGCGCTGGGCAACCCGGCCCGCCCGCTGGTGGCGATCGTCGCCGGCTCGAAGGTGTCGACCAAGCTCACGATCCTGAAGTCGCTGGCCGGCAAGGTCGACCAGCTGATCGTCGGCGGCGGCATCGCGAACACGTTCATGCTCGCGGCCGGCCTGTCGATCGGCAAGTCGCTCGCGGAAGCCGACCTCGTCAACGAGGCGAAGGCGATCATCGACGAAGCGCGCGAGCGCGGCGCGTCGGTGCCGATCCCGACCGACGTCGTGACGGCCAAGGAATTCTCGCCGACGGCCGCGGCCACGGTGAAGCAGGTCGCCGACATCGAAGCGGACGACATGATCCTCGACATCGGCCCGGATACCGCCAAGGCGCTCGCGAGCCAGCTCGAGAAGGCCGGCACGATCGTGTGGAACGGCCCGGTCGGCGTGTTCGAGTTCGACCAGTTCGGCAACGGCACCAAGACGCTCGCGGAAGCGATCGCCAAATCGTCCGCGTTCTCGATCGCGGGCGGCGGCGACACGCTCGCGGCCATCGCGAAGTACGGCATCCATGACCAGGTCAGCTACATCTCGACGGGCGGCGGCGCCTTCCTCGAGTTCCTCGAGGGGAAGAAGCTGCCGGCGGTGGAAGTGCTGGAAACGCGGGCGGCCTGA
- a CDS encoding AzlC family ABC transporter permease, with protein MLARLSATDRFALIQGARDYSPTLMAIFSWGLVTGIAMSKSVMTLWQASAMSLLVYAGSSQLAVLPLLAAKLPIWTILLTAAMVNTRFVIFSAGLAPHFSYLPLWRRLAIGYFNGDVIYLLFQKQGFAYGHVPGKEAYFWGMALASWLSWQVSSLAGILLASFFPASWGLELAGTLALIPIMVSAVANRSTLAAVAVAGVVSLVAFDLPYRLALPLAVLAALAAGCTADFFVERADWRRIRTETVHEKEID; from the coding sequence ATGCTCGCTCGATTGTCCGCCACCGACCGCTTCGCGCTGATCCAGGGCGCGCGCGACTATTCCCCGACGCTGATGGCGATTTTCTCGTGGGGGCTCGTCACCGGCATCGCGATGAGCAAGTCGGTCATGACCCTCTGGCAGGCGAGCGCGATGTCGCTGCTGGTCTACGCGGGCTCGTCGCAGCTCGCGGTGCTGCCGCTCCTCGCGGCGAAGCTGCCGATCTGGACCATCCTGCTCACGGCTGCGATGGTCAACACGCGCTTCGTGATCTTCAGCGCCGGGCTTGCTCCCCATTTTTCCTACCTGCCGCTTTGGCGGCGCCTCGCGATCGGCTATTTCAACGGCGACGTGATCTACCTGCTGTTCCAGAAACAGGGCTTTGCGTACGGCCACGTGCCCGGCAAGGAAGCGTATTTCTGGGGGATGGCGCTCGCGAGCTGGCTGTCGTGGCAGGTGTCGTCGCTCGCCGGCATCCTGCTCGCGAGCTTCTTTCCCGCGAGCTGGGGGCTGGAACTGGCCGGCACGCTCGCGCTGATCCCCATCATGGTGTCGGCGGTCGCGAACCGCTCGACGCTCGCGGCCGTCGCGGTCGCCGGTGTCGTGTCGCTCGTCGCGTTCGACCTGCCGTACCGGCTCGCGCTGCCGCTCGCGGTGCTCGCCGCGCTCGCGGCCGGCTGCACGGCCGATTTCTTCGTCGAGCGGGCCGACTGGCGGCGCATTCGCACCGAAACCGTGCACGAAAAGGAAATCGATTGA
- the pyk gene encoding pyruvate kinase, which produces MQRATKIVATIGPASSSPEILLQMMQAGLDVVRLNFSHGTADDHRQRAEMVREAARKVGREIAIMADLQGPKIRVGKFENGKTTLEPGQAFILDAGCELGNDERVGLDYKELPRDLRTGDLLLLNDGLIVLTVERVLGDEIHTIVKVGGELSNNKGINRQGGGLSAPALTAKDMEDIRTAMSLGADLVAVSFPKNATDMEMARQLANIAGAPYGIKPKMIAKIERAEAIPALQSILDASDGIMVARGDLAVEVGNAAVPALQKRMIRMARESNKLVITATQMMESMIHAPVPTRAEVSDVANAVLDGTDAVMLSAETAAGKYPVVTIETMAAVCVEAEKSEEVELDKDFLDRTFTRIDQSIAMGALFTAYHLGAKAIIALTESGATALWMSRHYTHVPIFALTPRVGSERTMALYRNVTPLHVDFNSDRDSALQAALEIVVKQGYVQHGDMVVLTVGEPMGQAGGTNTLKIVRVGEHY; this is translated from the coding sequence ATGCAGCGCGCCACCAAGATAGTCGCCACGATCGGCCCGGCCTCCAGTTCGCCGGAGATTCTGCTGCAGATGATGCAGGCGGGCCTCGACGTCGTGCGGCTCAATTTTTCGCACGGCACGGCCGACGATCACCGCCAGCGCGCCGAGATGGTGCGCGAGGCCGCCCGCAAGGTCGGCCGCGAGATCGCGATCATGGCCGACCTCCAGGGCCCGAAGATCCGCGTCGGCAAGTTCGAGAACGGCAAGACGACGCTCGAGCCGGGCCAGGCCTTCATCCTCGACGCGGGCTGCGAGCTGGGCAACGACGAGCGCGTCGGGCTCGACTACAAGGAGCTGCCGCGTGACCTGCGCACGGGCGACCTGCTGCTGCTGAACGACGGCCTGATCGTGCTGACCGTCGAGCGCGTGCTCGGCGACGAGATCCACACGATCGTCAAGGTGGGCGGCGAGCTGTCGAACAACAAGGGCATCAACCGCCAGGGTGGCGGGCTGTCGGCGCCCGCGCTGACCGCGAAGGACATGGAAGACATCCGCACCGCGATGTCGCTCGGCGCGGACCTGGTGGCGGTGTCGTTCCCGAAGAACGCGACCGACATGGAAATGGCGCGCCAGCTCGCGAACATCGCGGGCGCGCCGTACGGCATCAAGCCGAAGATGATCGCGAAGATCGAGCGCGCGGAAGCGATTCCGGCGCTGCAAAGCATTCTCGACGCGTCCGACGGCATCATGGTCGCGCGCGGCGACCTCGCGGTGGAAGTGGGCAACGCGGCCGTGCCGGCGCTGCAGAAGCGCATGATCCGGATGGCGCGCGAGTCGAACAAGCTCGTGATCACCGCGACGCAGATGATGGAATCGATGATCCACGCGCCGGTGCCGACCCGCGCGGAAGTGTCGGACGTCGCGAACGCGGTGCTCGACGGCACCGACGCGGTGATGCTGTCCGCCGAGACGGCCGCCGGCAAGTATCCGGTCGTCACGATCGAGACGATGGCGGCCGTGTGCGTCGAGGCGGAAAAGTCGGAAGAAGTCGAGCTGGACAAGGATTTCCTCGACCGCACGTTCACGCGGATCGACCAGTCGATCGCGATGGGCGCGCTGTTCACCGCGTACCACCTGGGGGCGAAGGCGATCATCGCGCTGACCGAATCGGGCGCGACCGCGCTGTGGATGTCGCGTCACTACACGCACGTGCCGATCTTCGCGCTGACGCCGCGCGTCGGCAGCGAGCGCACGATGGCGCTGTACCGCAACGTGACGCCGCTGCACGTCGACTTCAACAGCGACCGCGACTCGGCGCTGCAGGCGGCGCTCGAGATCGTCGTCAAGCAGGGCTACGTGCAGCACGGCGACATGGTCGTGCTGACCGTCGGCGAGCCGATGGGGCAGGCGGGCGGCACCAACACGCTGAAGATCGTGCGGGTTGGCGAGCACTATTGA